A genomic segment from Bubalus bubalis isolate 160015118507 breed Murrah chromosome 5, NDDB_SH_1, whole genome shotgun sequence encodes:
- the LOC102390379 gene encoding translation initiation factor IF-2 has product MPGSTPGARALIPKVCTNPPRRPPPQPSPQVQDRTPLASFLFPGPLAEGGPPDSFTFRFFPQIRSLMSFPAGVKLFWGGGGRKSLLGLRITWSLPPGKIRTQTEADRPFESASNGKFSTPGPRLRSRTDSRSTRSPSDADAGPFRTDPGRRGRGLGSERCELRDVLGAARLCSGLLESSRRPPRAGPCGTPGHPSAPSRSTPWRIPPTRWPKPWSPGLSRPGNATLGPKKPTQRRDDQSRLAGGSAKPSRQHP; this is encoded by the coding sequence ATGCCGGGGTCCACGCCCGGTGCTCGCGCCCTGATTCCCAAAGTCTGCACGAACCCACcccgccgcccccctccccaacctTCCCCCCAAGTCCAAGACCGAACGCCTTTGGCCTCCTTCCTTTTCCCGGGGCCGTTGGCCGAAGGTGGCCCTCCTGACTCATTCACTTTCCGTTTCTTCCCACAGATACGTTCATTAATGTCTTTTCCAGCCGGAGTcaaacttttttgggggggcggggggcggaagAGTTTACTGGGGCTAAGGATAACCTGGAGCCTACCGCCCGGGAAGATCCGGACGCAGACCGAAGCCGACAGACCATTCGAAAGTGCATCCAATGGGAAGTTTTCCACTCCGGGCCCTCGGCTGCGGAGTCGCACAGACTCGCGGAGCACCCGCTCACCCAGCGACGCGGACGCCGGGCCGTTTCGGACCGACCCCGGCCGTCGGGGGCGTGGACTCGGCTCCGAGCGCTGCGAGCTGAGGGACGTCCTCGGGGCGGCGCGCCTCTGCTCTGGGCTACTGGAGAGCTCCCGGCGCCCGCCGAGGGCCGGTCCCTGCGGCACCCCAGGCCACCCCTCCGCGCCTTCTAGGTCAACCCCCTGGCGCATACCCCCGACCCGATGGCCCAAGCCCTGGAGCCCGGGTCTGAGCCGTCCAGGCAATGCCACCTTGGGCCCCAAGAAACCTACGCAACGACGAGATGATCAGTCCAGGCTGGCCGGCGGGTCTGCAAAGCCCAGCAGGCAGCATCCATGA